A region of Deinococcus rubellus DNA encodes the following proteins:
- the clcA gene encoding H(+)/Cl(-) exchange transporter ClcA: MGDLSGELGRAGSGAAQAQSRDQAQFVRRRGLYVGAILTGALVGLLVTAFRLLLGMLELRRATWTPALIVLAPMLGEVFSVWLVRRAEPSASGSGIPQLKAVLHLLRFFPWPRVLPIKFVGGLAAMGSGLPLGREGPSVQMGGSLGAAVAQLTHARPQRRLTLIAAGAGAGLAAAFNAPLAGVTFVLEELQRDFTPMVFTAALIACTVADTVTRSLAGQTPVFTLPFFAAPRLAALPLFLLLGLLCGLAGVVFNRSLLRSLDLVARVRSPLLLAALCGLGVGALGYFVPSVLGSGHAVVEAAAQGKVALLTAVFWLVLRLLVTLAGYAPGTPGGIFAPLLVMGALLGAAFGHLAAPLAGDTPAGLFAVVGMAALFSGVVRAPLTAVVLIVEMTGSYPLMLPLLAACFVAYAVAERLRDAPIYDALLSRELRLRSPDAVLLPEIMDVSLRLQPGAPFEGRPVRDLGLPPGCVIVEIEREGRSLLPHGDTELQAGDLLHVRLAPEAADAYGRLRAGTGHHSEH; this comes from the coding sequence ATGGGTGATCTGAGCGGCGAACTGGGCCGGGCCGGGTCGGGCGCGGCGCAGGCCCAGAGCCGTGATCAGGCCCAGTTCGTGCGCCGCCGGGGGTTGTACGTCGGGGCCATTCTGACCGGGGCGCTGGTGGGGCTGCTGGTCACGGCCTTCCGGTTGCTGCTCGGCATGCTGGAACTGCGGCGGGCCACCTGGACGCCCGCGCTGATCGTACTCGCGCCGATGCTCGGGGAGGTGTTCAGTGTCTGGCTGGTGCGGCGGGCCGAGCCGAGCGCATCGGGCAGCGGCATTCCGCAGCTCAAGGCGGTGCTGCACCTGCTGAGATTCTTTCCCTGGCCGCGCGTGCTGCCCATCAAGTTTGTGGGCGGGCTGGCGGCGATGGGGTCGGGGCTGCCGCTGGGCCGCGAGGGGCCGAGTGTGCAGATGGGCGGCAGCCTCGGCGCGGCAGTGGCCCAGCTCACCCACGCCCGCCCGCAGCGCCGCCTGACCCTGATCGCCGCCGGGGCCGGGGCCGGGCTGGCCGCCGCCTTCAACGCCCCGCTGGCCGGGGTCACCTTCGTGCTGGAAGAATTGCAGCGCGATTTCACGCCGATGGTGTTCACGGCGGCGCTGATCGCCTGTACTGTGGCCGACACGGTGACCCGCAGCCTGGCCGGGCAGACTCCAGTGTTCACCCTGCCGTTCTTCGCCGCGCCGCGCCTGGCAGCGCTGCCGCTCTTTTTGCTGCTGGGCCTGCTGTGCGGCCTGGCGGGCGTGGTGTTCAACAGATCGCTGCTGCGCTCGCTCGATCTGGTCGCTCGCGTCCGCTCGCCGCTGCTGCTGGCGGCCCTCTGTGGGCTCGGTGTCGGGGCGCTGGGTTACTTCGTGCCGAGCGTGCTGGGCAGCGGGCACGCGGTGGTCGAGGCGGCGGCGCAGGGGAAGGTGGCGCTGCTTACTGCCGTCTTCTGGCTGGTGCTGAGACTCCTCGTCACGCTGGCGGGCTACGCGCCCGGCACGCCCGGCGGCATCTTCGCGCCGCTGCTGGTCATGGGCGCGCTGCTGGGGGCGGCCTTCGGACACCTCGCCGCGCCGCTGGCCGGTGACACGCCCGCTGGGCTGTTTGCGGTGGTGGGGATGGCGGCCTTGTTCAGTGGGGTGGTCCGCGCCCCACTCACGGCCGTCGTGCTGATCGTGGAGATGACCGGCAGCTATCCGCTGATGCTGCCGCTGCTGGCGGCCTGCTTCGTCGCCTACGCGGTGGCTGAGCGGCTGCGCGACGCCCCGATCTACGACGCGCTGCTGTCGCGTGAGCTGCGGCTGCGCTCCCCCGACGCGGTGCTGCTGCCCGAGATCATGGACGTGAGCCTGCGCCTGCAACCTGGCGCGCCGTTCGAGGGTCGCCCGGTCCGCGACCTGGGCCTGCCCCCCGGCTGCGTCATCGTGGAGATTGAGCGGGAGGGCCGCAGCCTGCTGCCGCACGGCGACACCGAACTCCAGGCGGGCGATTTGCTCCACGTACGCCTGGCCCCCGAAGCGGCGGACGCTTACGGGCGGCTACGGGCCGGAACCGGGCACCACTCGGAGCACTGA
- a CDS encoding sugar ABC transporter ATP-binding protein, translated as MSQLPAAEFINVTKAFGPVQVLHGVSFAIAAGEIHALIGENGAGKSTLMKILGGYQPPTSGEVLLSGQPAHFGSSRDAEEEGVVLIHQEFNLADDLTVAQNVFLGRELGGALLNDAAMNREAAAALARLGVPIAPTRKVRELSVPQKQLVEIAKALARDARLLIMDEPTASLTVRETDVLFDLIRKLRSAGVTILYISHKLEEVKALADTVTVLRDGAVVSSGPAGELTPHEMANRMVGRELEDMFPPKGQPGEQELLHVEALSVPGWAQDISFTLHAGEVLGLAGLVGSGRTELFEGLLGLRPRTLGEVRIAGKAVRLRSPGDAARAGLVYLSEDRKGKGLLVDFKLRPNLTLTTLQHYAHPFLDIGAEQAALERAARDYNIRTGRLDVEARLLSGGNQQKLALARILEADPQVIVLDEPTRGVDVGAKREIYLLIQRLAESGKGVIVISSELGELLGLSQRLLVVREGRIVGELSGEEINEQEVIQYATGLKVAVPKATGSSIKSLESA; from the coding sequence TTGAGCCAACTTCCAGCTGCTGAATTCATCAACGTCACCAAAGCCTTTGGGCCAGTGCAAGTCCTGCACGGGGTCAGTTTCGCCATTGCTGCCGGAGAAATCCACGCCCTGATCGGTGAGAACGGCGCGGGCAAATCCACCCTGATGAAGATTCTGGGAGGCTATCAGCCGCCGACTTCCGGCGAGGTCCTGCTCTCGGGGCAGCCGGCACACTTTGGCAGCAGCCGCGACGCCGAGGAAGAAGGTGTGGTGCTGATTCATCAGGAATTCAATCTGGCCGATGACCTGACGGTGGCGCAGAATGTTTTTCTGGGCCGCGAACTCGGCGGGGCGCTGCTCAACGACGCGGCCATGAACCGTGAGGCGGCGGCGGCCCTCGCGCGGCTGGGCGTGCCGATCGCGCCGACGCGCAAGGTGCGTGAGCTGAGCGTGCCGCAAAAGCAGCTCGTCGAGATTGCCAAGGCGCTCGCGCGTGACGCGAGGCTGCTGATCATGGATGAACCCACCGCCAGTCTGACCGTGCGCGAAACCGACGTGCTGTTTGACCTCATCAGGAAGCTCAGGAGTGCGGGCGTGACCATTCTCTATATCAGCCACAAACTCGAAGAGGTCAAGGCGCTGGCCGATACGGTCACGGTGCTGCGCGACGGCGCGGTGGTGTCCAGTGGCCCGGCCGGTGAGCTGACCCCGCATGAGATGGCCAACCGGATGGTGGGGCGCGAACTGGAGGATATGTTTCCGCCGAAGGGCCAGCCGGGAGAACAGGAACTGCTGCACGTGGAGGCGCTGAGCGTGCCCGGCTGGGCGCAGGACATTTCGTTCACCCTGCACGCGGGCGAGGTGCTGGGCCTGGCCGGACTCGTCGGTTCAGGCCGCACCGAACTGTTCGAGGGGCTGCTGGGCCTGCGCCCGCGCACGCTGGGTGAAGTCCGAATCGCTGGAAAAGCCGTGCGCCTGCGCAGTCCCGGCGACGCCGCCCGCGCTGGACTGGTGTACCTGTCCGAAGACCGCAAGGGCAAGGGCCTGCTGGTTGACTTCAAGCTGCGTCCCAATCTGACCCTGACCACCTTGCAGCACTACGCCCACCCCTTCCTTGACATCGGCGCGGAGCAGGCGGCGCTGGAGCGGGCCGCCCGCGACTACAACATCCGCACTGGGCGGCTGGACGTGGAAGCCCGGCTGCTCTCCGGCGGCAACCAGCAAAAGCTGGCGCTGGCCCGCATTCTGGAAGCTGATCCGCAGGTCATCGTGCTGGACGAGCCGACTCGTGGGGTGGACGTGGGTGCCAAGCGCGAGATTTACCTGCTGATTCAGCGCCTGGCCGAGAGTGGCAAGGGCGTCATCGTGATTTCCAGCGAACTGGGTGAACTGCTGGGTCTCAGCCAGCGCCTGCTGGTGGTGCGTGAGGGCCGGATCGTGGGTGAGCTTTCAGGTGAAGAAATAAATGAGCAGGAAGTCATTCAGTACGCCACTGGTCTGAAGGTTGCTGTCCCCAAAGCCACTGGTTCGTCTATCAAGTCCCTGGAGAGCGCGTGA